TGTATGGCGCATTCACGGAAATGAAACCATCCGTGCGAATGGAGTAGCGACTCACATGGCTTGTGGATTGTGCATAATAAGAAAGCCGATAAATGAACATCTTCCTCTCTCCTGCCGGGACAATGCCCAGAGCCGGCGTATTATCTCGAGCCACCCAATCGCGAACGGTTTCGCCGGGACGAATAAATGCTTCCATGAACGTGCGATCGTATCGATTACCGCCGCGCGAAGTCATCAAAATCGCATCGCTGGAAGATTTGCGGTAATTTTTGAATTGCACATATTTCCGCGCCACTTCCTCTGGAAACGCCGCCTTGTCCGGGAAAAATCGTTTGGCGATGGCAACGTAAATATGCGGCGCGCGAAAGTAAGGCTGCGTGCCGTTGGTGTAAAGATGTTCCATCGGCGTATCTCCGAAATCCATCTGCACCGGATCGCTCCAATGCAAAAAGTCCGGTGAAGTGGAGCGACTGACAGTGCGAAATCCGGTATAGCCATCCCCGGTCCAGGTGCGCAGATAGCAAACGTAACAGTTCTCCGCCGCAGACCAGAAAACCACATTTTGCGAATCAAACATGCCCTTCCGCAAAATCGGCTCATCCGAAATTTTCTTCCAGTGAATGCCGTCCGCGGAGACAAATCCCATGAGACCTGTTTTTTCAGTTCCGCCCACGCCCTTGAATCGTTCGCTGGCAGGGACACCCGGTTTTTCATCGATGAACGGGGAAAAATTGTGAGAAAAAGCATAGCCAACATCGAGCACCACATTATTTTCCTTTGTCCCCATAATTTCATAAATGCCCAGATTCGGCTTTGTCCAGTGAATGCCGTCTTTGGACTCTGCGTAACAGGTCACCGCCCACTTTTTCTTGGTTTTTTCATCCTGAACTTTCGGTAGTCCGCGATAATACATGCGAAAAAAACCGGAATCGTTCAAAATTGTGATATAGCCGGAAAAGGGACCTTCCCAGGGCTTGTCAAATTTCAGCGCGATGTCCTCATAACGAGGCCTGTGGAGCTGCAACTCCACTCCATCCATTTTTTCAATCAAAAAGTAATCCACAAAAAGTTCGCGCCGATTTCCAATGTCGATGGGGTCGGATGCCATCAAAAAAGAACTGTTTAGCAAAAAAAGCATTCCCAGCAAAATAATTTTTTTCACAGCAAAACGCATGACATGCTCCTTAAATTCACTTTTTCATCTCTTTCAAAATATTCAGCACTTTTTGCAGCCGGCCATCATCGCGGACATCATGTCCTACCAGCAACATGCGGTAATTTTCGCTCACCAATTTTTTGATATTTTCCGGATTGCCAAATCCAATCAGCGGCACACCGGCTTTGTCGCACGCTTTTTTCACAGTGTCCCAGGCTTTCACAACATCGGGATGATTCGTTTCTCCGGGATGTCCGGCGACAAAGCTGTAATCGTAAGGTCCAAAAATGACCGCGCCGATTCCCTTCACCTTGAGAATCTCATCCACATTTTTCACGCCCAGATCATCCTCAATCATGATGACGACCAACAAATCGCCGTTCGGATTCAGAGGCCAGACATCGGCGTGTTCCACGTATTCGGGCATGGTCAATCCCCACAAATACGCCGCCAGCCACGGAGAAGCGCCGCGAGTCCCCTGCGGATCACGATAAGGAGAATTTTCCGCCTGACGATAGCGGCAGGCGCGAACGATTTTTTCCGCTTCTTCCGGTGTCTGCACATGTGGAATCACGATTCCGTGCACACCAACGTCCAACACCTGTTTGATCAAAGCGTGCACCGGTTGATTTCCTTCGCTGGGAAGTCGAACGAGCGTGACAATGCTCGGCTGCAAATTACCTTTGACAACTACGTCGCGTTTTGAATTCATCGCTAACAAAAAATTTCGTAGCGCTGTGATGTCATACGGCTGATGCTCCATGTCGATGAGAATGAAATCCAGCATCGGCTGCGAGATCGAAGTTTGGTAGTCAGGGTAACCGGTGAATTCATTCAAACCAATAGCATTGGACGGGTGCAGCGCGCTGACCCAGGTCCCGATGACCAGTTGTTTGTGCTCGAGTTTGTCGATAATCTTATTGATGTGGACTTTTTGCATCTGCTGCGCAAAAACAGAAACTGATAAAAGCATCACCAGGATAAAAATTGTAACTTTTTTCATTTTTGCCTCTTGAATTTTATTGGTTCTTTATGTTTTGATTGGATATATTTTTTTTGCCACGGATATTCACGGATAGACACGGATTTTTTTAAGAAGAATAAATGAGTCCAGTCCAAAAAACCAGGTTTTTCTAATGATGATTGCAAGTTAATGCGATAACTTTAGAATAAACAATAAACAGCTCTTTTTTTCAGGTCAAAAACCAGATTTTTTACTTTCTTTAAAGCAAACTCATAAATTCAAAACATCCGTGAATATCGGTGTTCATCCGTGGCTTTAATTAAATACATTCAATAAAATTGGTCATCCGTGCCAACCCGTGGCTCCATTCA
This genomic stretch from Calditrichota bacterium harbors:
- a CDS encoding aldolase produces the protein MKKVTIFILVMLLSVSVFAQQMQKVHINKIIDKLEHKQLVIGTWVSALHPSNAIGLNEFTGYPDYQTSISQPMLDFILIDMEHQPYDITALRNFLLAMNSKRDVVVKGNLQPSIVTLVRLPSEGNQPVHALIKQVLDVGVHGIVIPHVQTPEEAEKIVRACRYRQAENSPYRDPQGTRGASPWLAAYLWGLTMPEYVEHADVWPLNPNGDLLVVIMIEDDLGVKNVDEILKVKGIGAVIFGPYDYSFVAGHPGETNHPDVVKAWDTVKKACDKAGVPLIGFGNPENIKKLVSENYRMLLVGHDVRDDGRLQKVLNILKEMKK
- a CDS encoding glycoside hydrolase family 32 protein is translated as MRFAVKKIILLGMLFLLNSSFLMASDPIDIGNRRELFVDYFLIEKMDGVELQLHRPRYEDIALKFDKPWEGPFSGYITILNDSGFFRMYYRGLPKVQDEKTKKKWAVTCYAESKDGIHWTKPNLGIYEIMGTKENNVVLDVGYAFSHNFSPFIDEKPGVPASERFKGVGGTEKTGLMGFVSADGIHWKKISDEPILRKGMFDSQNVVFWSAAENCYVCYLRTWTGDGYTGFRTVSRSTSPDFLHWSDPVQMDFGDTPMEHLYTNGTQPYFRAPHIYVAIAKRFFPDKAAFPEEVARKYVQFKNYRKSSSDAILMTSRGGNRYDRTFMEAFIRPGETVRDWVARDNTPALGIVPAGERKMFIYRLSYYAQSTSHVSRYSIRTDGFISVNAPYKGGELITKPIIFSGSKLEINFDTSAAGGIQVEIQDADGNPIPGFS